ATGGCTGCCGCGGCTGGCGGCCGTGCAGAAAAAGAATGGAGAAAAGCAGTGACAGAAGAAAGAACCCCGCCCCCCCTTGACGCTTCCGGGGGTAGCCGCGAGGAAAGCACCTCCAGCTTCATACGCCTCGCTATAGCAGGAAAGGCGCTCCCGGGGAGACAGATCCTCCGGGAGGTGGTCGAGCTGGTGCAGGCCCAGGGGGAGCACTCCGCCCTCGTCGCCGATGCCTACTTCAGGACTGCACTGCGCCTTCAGGAGGAGGGAATGCTCGGGGAAGCCGCCTTCTTCCTGAGGCTCTCGCACTACCTCGTCCCCACCCCCGCCGTATTGGAACAGCTCTCTCTCATGAGCGACTGAGCCTTAATCTGCCTCAGCTATCATTTGCCATCCCCAATCTCTCCCTCCGGATCTCTCTGATTTAATGCCATGAAGTGCCGTCGATAAGAGCTTCAAGTTCTGTAACAGCCTGTATTAGCGTCGATATTGGGCCGCTGACACTTCGGGCCCGAGAGTGTGTTCATAAAGAAGGATAAACAGCAGCATACACAAAAGGAGAAACAGAAAGATGGCACTCGTGAAGAAACAGATCAGCACCTCCTCCCGCACAGCTGGCGCCACCGAATCAAAGAGCTCTGCCGTGGCATCGCGTGAGGCGGAGGCGCAGCGCAAGAAGGCGCGCACCCTCGCGAAGCAGCAGCAGGCAGCCGAGCGCATCGCCGCCGCGACCGGGCAGCTGACGGCAGGGATCAACGAGGCGGCCAGTGCCGCAGAAGAGCTGAAGCGCTCCACTGACCAGATCGCCAAAGGTGCGGAAGAGGCCTCCGGCGCTGCACAGGAGTCCCTCGCCGCCTTCAAGCAGGTTTCCGTTGCCATCGCACGTCAGCTGCAAAACGCCGACATAGGCCAGGCGAAGGCCGAAACCATCCAGACCCTGGTCGGCAAGACGACTTCCGACATCAACCAGATGGTCACCACTGTCGGCGTCACCGCCCAGCGCCAGGCGGCCTCCGTGGAACTGGTGGCCGAGCTCGAGCAGCAGGCTGCAAACATCGGCGACATCATCAAGGCGGTGGTCCGCATCGCCGACCAGACGAACCTCCTCGCGCTGAACGCAGCGATCGAGGCGGCACGCGCCGGGAAGCACGGGAAGGGGTTTGCCGTGGTCGCCGACGAGGTGAGGACGCTTGCCGAGACCTCCGAGAAGAGCGCGAAGCAGATCTCCGATCTCGTAGGGCAGATCCAGTCGGAGGTGAAAGCGATCGCCGAGGGGATCGGCAACTCCGCGAAGACCGTCGAGGCGGAGGTGGAAAACGGCAAGACGATCACCGCCCAGCTGGAGCAGATCCGGGTCGACCTCGTGGAGATCGTGAAGGGCGTTTCGGAGATCGCCACCGGCGCCTCCCAGTCGAGCGTTGCGGCCGAGCAGGCGCTGAAGGGGTCCGAGGCGATCGCCGCGGCCGCCGAGGAGCAGTCCGCCGCCGCCGAGGAGTCGGCGAAGACGGTGGAGGAGCAGACCGCAGCACTCGCCGAGTGCGAGTCCACGGCCCAGAACCTCTCCGAGCTCGCCGAGGACCTGAAGAATTCCACCGATGTGGCAAAGGACGCCGAAGAAGTCGCTTCCTCCGCCGAGGAGCTCTCCAGCGCGGTCTCCGAGATCAACCGCTCCGGTGCGCAGATCATGGCAGCGATCGAGCAGATCAGGAAGGGGGCCGAGGTGCAGTCCGCCGCCGCCGAGGAATCCGCCGCAGCCACGAGCCAGATCGAGAAGGGGGTGGAAATCGCCCAGGCACGCGCCACCGCGAGCAACGACAAGATCCTCGCCATCAAGGGGCTGCTGGAGACGAACAAGGCGTCCGTCGACGCGCTCATCACCGGGATCTCTTCCTCCGCCGAGGCATCGCGCGACAGCATAAAACAGATCAAGGCGCTGGAGCTGGTCTCCCGCCGCATCGACAAGATCGTCGACGCCATCACCACCGTCTCCATCCAGACGAACATGCTCGCGGTAAACGGCTCCATCGAGGCGGCGCGCGCCGGTGAGTTCGGCAAGGGGTTCGTGGTGGTCGCCACCGACATCAGGAACCTCGCCCACGACTCCGCCGAGAACGCTGACCGCATCAAGGACCTCGTGAAAGCGGTGCAGGACCAGATCGGCCTCGTAGGCCGCGACCTGGACGAAATCGTCGCCACCACCCAGAACGAGGTGGAGAAGGCAAAGACCTCCACCGGCAACCTCATCCTCATCGAGCGTGACATAGCGGTCGTCGAGACCGGCGCGCAGGAGATACTGGCCGCCTCCAACGAGATCGCCGCAGCGGTCATCCAAGTGAAGCAGGGGGTGGAGCAGATCTCCGCCGCCGCCCAGGAGGCGGACAAGGCCGCCACGGAGGCCGCCGCCGCGAAGCAGCAGTCGCAGGGGGCGGAGGAGCTCGCCGCAGCCATCGAGGAAATCGCTTCCCTCGCCGACGAACTCCAGAGCGCCTAGACAGGAGCCAACAAAAATGACGACAGATAATCTGGAAGCACAACAGGGGGTCCTCGGCGACGAGGGTCTCGAAGCCGAGGAGAGCGACACCCGCCAGTTCGTAACCTTCATCGCGGGTGACGAGGTCTTCGCGGTCGACATGGCTCCGGTGCAGGAAATCATCAGGGTGCCTGAGGTGGTGAAGGTCCCCCTGGCGCCGCACACCCTGGAGGGGCTCGCCAACCTGCGCGGCAAGGTCCTCCCCATCATCTCGCTCCGACGCGTCTTCGGCTTCGACGAATGCGCGTACAACGACTCCACCCGCGCCGTGGTGATCGACATGGGGCAGCCGCTCGGGTTCGTGGTGGACAGGGTGGCAAGCGTGGTCGGCGTGGAGCCCTCGAAGATCGAAGGGGTCGACTCCATCCGCAGCACGGTGAACACCGAGCTCCTCTCCGGCCTCATCAAGGATGTCGGCGGGCACGCCATGATCATGGTCCTCGACTTCACGAAGCTGATCGCCCAGGAGTTTGCCGACATCGCGGCCGCCGCCAGAAACTCCGGGATCTCTTCCGGACGTTCCGAGACGAGCGAGGCGGACGACGAGGACAACAGCGACGAGCTGCAGCTGGTGAGCTTCGAGGTGGCGCAGCAGGAGTACGCCATGCCGATCGAGGACGTGCAGGAGATCGTGCAGATCCCCGAGGAGATCATTCACGTCCCCCACTCGGCGCCGCACGTCATGGGGATCATGACGCTGAGAAACCGGCTCCTGCCGCTGGTGAACCTGCGCCGCATGTTCGACCTGCCGGCGAGGGACGACGACGACCGCAGCCGGGTCGTGGTGGTCGCACTCGGATCGGACTCCGTCGGAATCGTCATGGACAGCGTGAACGAAGTCCTCAGGGTGGCGAAATCGGATGTCGATCCGATGCCGGGGCTCTTGGCGCAGGACGGGGATCTCGCCGACATCTCCGAGATCTGCAGGCTGGAGAAGGGGAAGCGTCTCGTCTCCATCATCTCCGCCGGCAATCTCTTCAAACATTCCGGCGTGAAGGAGGCGCTTTCCACCGTGGGGAAAATGGAGCAGAAAGAGAGCGGTGAAACGGATGTCGATCTGGAGGAGGAGAACACCGACGACGAGCAGGTGGTGGTGTTCCGGCTCGACAAGGAAGAGTTCGGGGTGCCGATCGACAGCGTGCAGGAGATCGTGCGGGTTCCGGAGGAACTGACCCGCGTGCCGAAGGCGCCTTCCTTCGTGGAGGGGGTGATCAATCTCCGCGGCGCAGTCCTTCCGGTCGTCGACCTGAGAAGGCGGCTGGGGATGCCCTCGGTGGAGCGCTCCGACCGGCAGCGCGTCATGGTCTTCCTCATCGAGGGGCTGCGGACCGGTTTTATCGTCGACTCCGTCGCCGAGGTCCTGATGATCCACAAGGCCGCGATCGAGCCCGCGCCGCAGCTCTCCAACGAGCAGGCAAAGCTCCTGGCGCGCATGGCGAACCTGGAGAAGCAAAAGAGGATGATCCAGCTTTTAGAGCCCTCCAACCTCATCGAGGTGAAGGACCGGGCAGGGCTCGCCAGGCTGGCAGCGTAGGGGCGCAGACTTTCCGGGAGCTGCACCGGACCCGGGAGGCCTTTAGCAGAGCAGGAGCTCAGGCGTCCCCTCCCTTTCAAGGGGAGGGTCAGGGTGGGGATGGGGTTGAGGTTGATGAGCGCGCTGACCCCATCCCCCTCCTGTCCTCCCCCTTGAAAGGGGAGGGACGCGCTGCCGACGGCTTAGCTCTGTCCTATCTCCTCGCCCGTTTTCTAGCGCGGATTCGGGCGACTTTAGCACGGAGTGTTTCACAGCAATGATCAAGCTACTCATCGTGGACGATTCGGCGCTGATGCGGCGCCATCTGAACGGCCTCTTCCAGGCGGAAGGGGACTTCATCATAGAGCAGGCTCACAACGGCAAGGAGGCGGTGGAGGCAAACCGCAACTTCCAGCCGGACGTGGTGACCCTCGACATCAACATGCCGGAGATGGACGGCATCACCGCCCTATCCCTCCTCATGGCGGAGCGGGCGGTGCCGGTGGTCATGGTCTCCTCCCTCACCGAAAAGGGGGCGCTCGCCACCTTCGAGGCGATGCACCTCGGCGCGGTGGACTACGTCACGAAGCCGGGGGGGACGATCTCCCTTAACATCAACGAGATCGGCGTAGAGCTCGTCGCCAAGGTCCGCGCCGCGGCGAAGGCGAAGCTCAAGGGGAACAAGGTGAAGGGGCTCGCGCAGCGGCTGCGCGAGGAACGGGAAAAGCCGGTGCAGAGGGCACCGTCCCCGCGCCGCGCACCGGTGCGCGACGGCATCGTCCTCGTCGGTGTCTCCACCGGCGGCCCCCGCACGCTGGAGGACATCCTCCCCCATCTGCCGCACGACTTCCCCTGGCCGATCCTGGTGGCGCAGCACATGCCCCCGGCCTTCACCCGCCCCTTCGCGGACCGCATGAACAGCATGTGCAACCTCACAGTCGTGGAGGCGGCCCAGCCGATGCCGGTGGAGCCGGGGCATGTGTATATCGGCAAGGGTGGCGCGGACATGGTGCTGGGGCAGCGTAACGGCAAGCTGGCGGTGCTGGCGAAGCCGGAGAACAAGAGCTACTTGTGGCATCCCTCCGTGGAGCTCCTCGGGCGCACGGCGCTGGAGCAGTGCGACCCCTCCCACATCGTCGCCGTCATGCTGACCGGGATGGGGCACGACGGGGCGGACGCCTTCGCGGAGATAAAGAAGCGCGGCGGGCGCACCATCGCGGAGGCGGAATCGTCCGCCGTCGTCTTCGGGATGCCCGCGGAACTTATAAAGCGGGGTGGGGCCGGAGTGGTCCTCACCTCGGACAGGATCGCCTCCCAGCTCACGAGCTGGGCGGGATGCTAGGGAGGCGTCATGGCGCTGGTAAAAAAGGGTGCTGCAGAAGGAAGTCAGCCGGAGAAGCGGAAACGGGAGCGGGAGTGTCCCGACCTGGCGGCGCAGCTTTGCGACAGCGATCCGGTCGCCAGGCGCTGGGCCGCAAAGGACATCGTCGGCTGTCCCGACGCCTCCGCAACCCTCGTGGAGCAGCTCTGGCGGGAGGAGGAGCATTCGGTGCGGGAGGTCATCCTCACCACCCTTACCCGGATCGGCGACGAGTATGCGGTGTCGGCGCTCGTGCAGTGCCTGAGAAGCGAGGACGCTGCCCTGCGCAACGAGGCGATCGAGGCGATGAAGCTCCTCCCGCTGGAGGTCGCCCCCATCATGGGGAGGCTTCTCTCCGACGACGATCCGGATGTGCGCATCTTTGCCGTCAACATCCTAGAGTCGCTGCGCCACGCCTCTGTGGAGCGGTGGCTCATCGACGTCATCGAGCGCGACCTCCACGTGAACGTCTGCGCCACCGCTGTCGACCTCCTCGGAGAGGTCGGGACACCTGCCTCCCGGGGGGCACTGGAGAGTCTGAAGGCGCGTTTTCCCGAGGAGCCCTACATCCGTTTTGCGGCAGACATCGCCCTGAAGCGCATTTGTCCCAACTGAGGCGCCATGGCAGAGATAACTATAGGCAAGGAAGACTTCCTGAAGTTCCGGGAGTTCTTCTATCGCAAGACCGGCATCCTCTTCGACGACTCCAAGCGCTACTTCGTCGACAGGCGCCTCATCGAGCGGATAGAGGCGACGGACTCAGGTTCGTTCCGCAACTACTTCATGATGCTGCGCTTCGAGGTCTCCGGCAGCGAGGTCCAGACCCTCACCAACCTGATGACTGTGAACGAGACCTACTTCTTCCGCGAGGAGTACCAGTTCAAGTGCCTGGTGAACTCCATGCTGCCGGAGCTGGTGAAGCACAAGAAGGATGACGCCCCGATCCGGATCTGGTCCGTTCCCTCCTCCTCGGGGGAGGAGCCGTACTCCATTGCCATGTATCTCCTGGAGTTCTGGCCCGGGATCCACGAGTGGGACGTGGAGATCATCTCCTCGGACATAGACACGGACATCCTCTCTCTCGCGCGGCGCGGCTGCTACTCGAGCCGCTCCGTGCAGCACCTCCCGAAGAGCCTCCTGGAGAAGTATTTCAGGAAGGAAAAGGGGGAGTACCTGATCTGCGACGAGCTGAAGGAGGCGGTGGAGTTCACGCGGGTGAACCTCATGAATGCCGCGGACGTGCGCGGCTACCGCGACTTCGACGTCATCTTCTGCCGCAATCTCCTCATCTACTTCGACGACCTGTCGCGCCGCCAGGCGGCCGACACCTTCTTCGACGCCTTGCGCCCCGGCGGATTCCTCTGCCTCGGGCACTCCGAGTCGATGAGCCGCATCTCATCCCTGTACAAGGCACGGAAGTTTCCGGAAACGGTCGTGTACCAAAAATCCCCGGAGGGTCGATGAAAAGGATCCTGATCATAGATGACGCCGCCACGGTGCGGATGTATTACCGGTCGATCCTCGAGGAGGGCGGCTACCACGTGGTGGAGGCGGTGAACGGCATCGAGGCGATGGAGAAGGCGCTGCAGGGGAGCTTCGATCTGTACATCGTGGATATCAATATGCCGAAGCAGGACGGCTACGGCTTCCTGACAGACCTGCGCAGCCGCGAGGAGCTCCACCAGACCCCGGCGCTCATGGTCTCCACAGAGGCGAAGCCGACCGACAGGAAGCGCGCCTACGTCTGCGGCGCCAACCTGTACCTCCTGAAGCCGGTGAAGCCGGAGGAGCTCCTCGTCAACACGCGGATTCTTCTTGGGGAGGTGCAGCGATGAACCCGCTCCTCGAACAGTTCCTTTCCGAGTCGCGCGAGGCGCTGCAGGGGATCGGCGAGAAGCTCATGCAGCTGGAGAAGGATCCCGGCAGCACGCTCCTCATGACGGAGCTCTTCCGTATCGTGCACACCCTGAAGGGGAACAGCGGCCTCTTCGACTTCCCCGAGCTCACCCGGGTCCTCCATGCCGGTGAGGACCTGATGGACGCGGTGCGCGACGGGAAGGTCGACTTCTCGCTGCAGCTCGCCGACCTCCTCCTCGATGCCATGGACTTCGTGGGGATGCTGTGCGACGAAATCGAGAGGGAAGGAAGCTACGGCCCTGCATATGGCCCCGATTCCGCGCGCCTCTCCGAAATGCTGAGGCAGATGATCGGCGGGAGCGACGAGGGCGCCGCGGAGTGCTCCGCCGAGCAGGGGGCGGAAAAGGAAGGGGTAACCCTCCTGGACCTCCCGCAGGAGATGCGCGACGCCGCGCTCGGCGCTGCCGCATCCGGCGCCGCGCTGCACCTCATCACCTACACGCCTGTCGAGGAGTGCTTCTTCCAGGGGGACGACCCCTTCTACCAGGCGCGCCAGACCCCGGGGATCATCTTCGGGAAGATCGCCGCCAGGAAGGAATGGCCCCCGCTGGGGGAGCTCGACGCCTACAGCTGCCAGCTCGACTTCCACGTCCTCTCCAGCGCACCTCTCGAGGAGCTGCGGGAGTACTACCGCTACGTATCCGACCAGCTGCACATCACGCCGGTGCGCCTGCTTGAGGAGAGGGGAGCGGGGAGCGCGGAGGAGGGAGACGATCCCCTCCTGCAGCGGGAGCGGGACGCCGCCTCCGTCATCATGGAGGTCCAGAAGGAGATCCTCTCCCTCCCCGACGACGTCTCGTACCTCGCCGGGCGGATCAGGGGGGCGGCAGCCTCTCTCCAGGGGTGCCTGCGCGCCACCGGCTCTGTCGACGCCCTCCCCGGGCTTGCCGCAGCCGCGGATGCCGCCGTGGCAGAGCTTTCCGCCGCTCCGCTGCAGCAGTGGCTCGATTGCCACCTCACCGGCGCTGCGGCAATGGTTTCCGCGGAGAGGGCGGCGGCCGCTCCTTCGGCGCCCGCTGCCGATGTGGTGCCGGACGGAGCTCCGGAGTCGGAGGTGAAATTCGGCCGCCGCGCCGAGGACAACCTGACCACCGCCCGCAGCATCAAGGTCGACCAGGAGAAGATCGACCGCCTGATGAACCTCATAGGGGAGATGGTGGTGGCGAAAAATGCGCTGCCGTATCTCGCCACCCGAGCGGAGGCGCTCTTCGGGGTACGGGAGCTCTCCCGCGAGATCAAGGCGCAGTACGCGGTGATAAACCGCATCGCGGAGGAGATGCAGGACGCCATCATGCAGGTGCGCATGATGCCGGTCTCCTTCGTGTTCCAGCGCTTCCCCCGCCTGGTGCGCGACATCTCCAACAAGCTCGGGAAGAAGGTGAACCTGGTCCTCGAAGGGGAAGATACCGAGGCGGACAAGAACATCATCGAGTCCCTCGGCGACCCGCTGGTGCACATAGTACGAAACAGCCTCGACCACGGCATCGAATCCCCCGAGGTGCGGACAGCGGCGGGGAAAGTGGCGACCGGAACGCTCACCATCAGGGCGACCCAGGAGTCGGACCGCGTCATCATCGAGATACGCGACGACGGCAAGGGGATCGATCCGGAGGTCATCAAGCGGAAGGCGTACGAGAAGGGGATCCTCGACGAGGAGCAGCTGGAGCGGGTCACGGACCAGGAGGCGGTGAACCTCGTCTTCGCCCCCGGTTTCTCCACCGCGGACGCGGTCTCCGACCTCTCCGGCCGGGGCGTCGGGATGGATGTGGTGCGCACGGCGATAGAGAAGGTGAATGGCACCGTGCACCTGGAGAGCGAGAAGGGTAGAGGGACCCGCATCCGCATCTCCCTCCCCCTCTCCATGGCGGTCACCAACGTCATGATCGTGGAGTCGAGCGGCCAGATCTTCGGGGTGCCGATGGACGCGGTGGTGGAAACGGTGCGGGTACCCGCGGGATCCATCAAAACGATCAAGAAGAGCATGGCTACCGTGCTGCGCGGCCGCATCGTCCCCCTGAAGGGGCTGAACGCCCTCCTTGGCGTCCCGGCGGAGCAAAAGAGGAACGAGGAGGGGGAGGTCGCCGTCCTGGTGGTCAATGTCGGCGACGAGGCGGTGGGGATCATCGTGGACGACTTCCACGAGACGGTGGACATCATCCTGAAGCCGATGACGGGGATACTCTCCGGCCTCTGCGCCTATGCCGGGTCCGCTCTTCTCGGGGACGGATCGGTCCTTATGGTCCTCAATCTCAAGGAGGTGGTGTGATGGGGGTCGCATACAAGAGAAATAGCGCCGTCTTTAGCGACACGGTCGGAGCGGAAGAGGCGGAGACGCTCCTTGAGTGGCTCCAGAAGCACCCGAAGGGGAAGCTCGACCTCGCCGCCTGCACGCATCTGCATGCCGCCAACCTGCAGGTGCTGATGGCGGCGCGCCTGGCGATTCACAAGTATCCGACGGACGAGTCTCTCGCCGCCTGGGTTAAAACCGCACTACATACGGCATAGGAGGGGAAATGGCAAAGACGATCATGATAGTCGACGATTCGGCGCTTATGCGCACCAGCGTGAAGGCAAACCTGGAGCTCGGGGGGTACAAGGTGGAGTTCGCCGGCGACGGCGTGCAGGCGCTGAACCTCCTGAAGACGGGGATAAAGCCCGATCTCATCATCACCGACATCAACATGCCGAATATGGGGGGGCTGGAGTTCATCAAGAACCTGAGGACCGTCGCGGGTTTCCGTTTCACCCCCGTCCTTGTCCTCACTACCGAGAGCCAGCAGCAGAAGAAGGACGAAGCGAAGAAGCACGGGGCGACCGGGTGGCTGGTGAAGCCGATCGCCGGACCCGACCTCATAAAGGTTATAAAGCAGGTTTTGCCGGGCGCCTAGTCCGGTAGGTGGAGGAGTTGCCGTGAGAAAAGTTGCCGTTCAGGCCGCCTGTTTTGACATATCGTCCCTTTTGACGAAAAAGTGCCTCCTCCAGGGTGTCCTTTGCGTGGTGGCTGCTTCGGCTGCGGTCTGGTTCCTGGACGACCTGTGCTGCCGGCTGATCGACATCCCCCATCGCCTGGAGGTGGCGCTTCTCGCCCTCATGGTGTCGGCGTGCACCGCCATCATCCTGACCCTTATCTTCCGCAGGCAGCTCCTCCTCTTCGATACCTTCGCGCAGCACTCCTGGGCCAGCAGCTCCGACAGCCAGGCGAGGATCCGGGAACACCTGGACCAGACGGTATCGGACCTGCCGCAGTATACCGAGCTCCTCGGGGCACAGCTGCGGGAGGCGACGGCGGAGACGGAGACGGCGCTCCTCGGGGTGGTGGAGAGGATGGTGACGGTGCACCAGAAGGCATGTTTCCAGGTCGACCAGATCGGCTCCTCCTCGGAAAGGAGCAACGAGCTCATCCAGGTGACGCGGGATCAGATCAGGAAGAACAACCAGGTTATCAGGGCCCTCAATATCTTCTCCGAAACGCAGTCCGACCAGCTGAAGGACAACCTGAGCCGGATCCAGAGGCTCTCCGACGAGATGGAGCAGATGCGTCCCCTGGTAAACGACATCTCCGACATCGCCGACCGTACCAACATGCTCGCCCTCAACGCCGCGATAGAGGCGGCCCGCGCCGGGAACGCCGGGCGGGGATTCGCGGTCGTCGCCGACGAGGTGCGCCGGCTCTCGACGCAGACGAACAGGGCGGCAAACGAGATCGCCCACAGGATAACCACCGTGGCAAGGCAGGCGCAGACGGAAACCGACAATGCGCGAAAGCTCATCACTGAGGAGGAGGAATCGCAGAAGTTCAAGACGATGGCGGGGAACCTGGCGGATATCGAGGAGCGCTTCAAGAGCGCGGCCACCCACCTGGAGACCGTGATCCGCAGCATCGACGAGGCGAACCGGACGATCGTGGAGGAGGTATCCACCGTCTTGGGGGAGATCCAGTTCCAGGATGTAATGCGGCAACGGGTGGAGCATGTGAACGAGGGGCTCGATCAGCTGACCGCTCTGGCACGGGAGACGAGCCTCTGGCTCAGCGGTGGGGGAGAGGTGCCGGCAGTCCGCCTGAGCGATTGCATGGATGCCTTTGACGAGAAGTACGTCATGCAGGCGCAGCGGGAGACTCACACAGCGGTGCTGGGGGGAGTAAAGGGTGCGTCCTCGGCGCCGGTGCAGAAGATAGAGCTTTTCTGATGAAGAAGGACCCCTCTGCAGAAGAGAAAGAGCAGGGGCACCTGGAGGAGCTGGAGAGGCTGCGCCAGCAACTCTCCGACTGCTCGATGCACCTTGCCTACTTCCAGGAGAGCGAGGAAAAGTACCAGCGCTTCTTCGCGGCGATATCAGACGCGATATTCCTCTTCGACCAGGAGAGCGGCGCCATCGTCGAGAGCAACGACATGGCCCGGCAGCTGTACGGCTATTCTCCGTGGGAGCTGCGGGGGATGCAGGTGGGGCTTCTCGATGCCGACCGCGATTCACTGCGTCACCCCGAATTCCGGGTTGGAGGTGGGGGAGGCGGGCACCTTGCGGAGAGGGTGCACCGGAGAAAGGACGGCAGCTTCTTCCCCGTCGAGGTCTCCTTCGGGAACTACCTGTGGAGAAGCAGGGTGCACAGCTACATCATCTGCCGGGACATCACCGCCCGCAAAAGGGCGCAGGACGCGGCCCGGCAGGCGGAGGAATTTGCCCGCTCCACCATCGACGGGCTGAGCGCCAATATCTGCGTCATCGACCAGGAAGGGACGATCGTCGTCACAAACAGCGCCTGGAGGAGCTTCGCCGTGCAGAACTTGGGAGTCCCCGGGAGGTGCTGCGAAGGGGTGAATTATCTCCAGGCCTGCTCACGTGATCTCTCCGAGGTGAAGGAGGAGATAGACTACACGGTGGCAGGGATCCGGGGAGTAATGGACGGGAGCCGAGGCTCCTTCATGAAGGAGTACACCTGCCACTCCCCCTGCGAGGAGCGGTGGTTCGTGATGAGGGCGAACGCCTTCCAGGCGGGTGACGCGAGGTACGTGGTCATCTCCCACGAAAACACCACCTCCAGGGAAATCGAGCTGATGCGCAACAAGGCGCGCATGGAAAGCCTCGTGCGGCTGTCGCGCAGCGTCTCCACCGACATCTTCGACTTCCTGGAGGTTGCGCTTGACGAGGCGATAAAGCTGACGCGCAGCTCGAACGGGCAGCTCTACTGCTGGGCCGACAGAAAACTCGACATGGTGAAGTGCCGCCCTCAGGGGGAGAGATGCTGGGCGCACTGCTCTCGGACCTGCTGCAATATCGGCGAGACCGAGTTGATGGAGCAGGTGCTGCGCGAGCGAAAGCCGGTGACGAGGAAGTTTGTGACCGCCGAGGGGAGTGCAGCCCGCTCTTCCGGTGAGGAGGGTGGCATCTGCAACCTCCTCTGCGTGCCTGCTTTCGATGGCGAGAAGGTGCTCGCGGTCCTTGTCATCACCAGCACCATACCGTACAGCCAGACGGACCTCCTGCAGATCACCCTCCTCATGGACTCGGTGCAGCGCATGACGGAGCGGCTGCGCGCGGAAGAGGAGCTCAGAAAGGCGAAGGAGGAGGCGGAGACCGCGAACTGTGCCAAGAGCACCTTCCTCGCGAACATGAGTCACGAGATCCGCACCCCCATGAACGGAATAGTGGGGATGACGGAGCTTCTGAAGATGACGGAGCTCAGCGAAGAGCAGGCGGAGTACGTGGAGGCGCTCGGCGAGTCGGGAAACAACCTCCTGGACCTGATAAACGACGTCCTCGATCTTTCGAAAATCGAGGCGCACAAGGTGAGGATCGAGCTGGCCGAGCTGAATCTGAAGCGGTGCATTGAGGACGTCATCCTGACGCAGAGATCGCTGATAAGCGGGAAAGGACTCACCGTAGCGGTGCAGATCGACCCGAAGATCCCCCCCGTACTGGTGGGGGACCAGCTGCGGCTGAAGCAGATCATCCTGAACCTCCTGGGGAACGCCATAAAGTTCACCTCGCAAGGGGGAATCACCATCTCGGCACAGACCGTGGTGCGCTCGAAGCAGGAAGTGACCGTCTCGATCTCGGTGCGCGACACCGGTATCGGCATCTCCCCTGAATCGATGAACCGCATCTTCGAGCCGTTCTCCCAGGAGGACAGCTCTGTCACGCGCAACTATGGCGGTACCGGGCTGGGGCTGAGCATCAGCATGCGGCTCGCGCAACTGATGCGCGGGCAGATCTCGGTGGAGAGCGAGCGGGGGGAAGGAAGCTCCTTCACCCTCACCCTCCCGTTCATTCCGGGGCAGACCCCCCCGGCAGAAGGGAAGAAGGCGTGTCCCCCCATCGTGTGGCAGGGGGCGCCCCTCAAGGTACTTCTGGCAGACGATAACGACATCAATATAAACCTGGCAC
The DNA window shown above is from Geomonas sp. RF6 and carries:
- a CDS encoding methyl-accepting chemotaxis protein, with protein sequence MALVKKQISTSSRTAGATESKSSAVASREAEAQRKKARTLAKQQQAAERIAAATGQLTAGINEAASAAEELKRSTDQIAKGAEEASGAAQESLAAFKQVSVAIARQLQNADIGQAKAETIQTLVGKTTSDINQMVTTVGVTAQRQAASVELVAELEQQAANIGDIIKAVVRIADQTNLLALNAAIEAARAGKHGKGFAVVADEVRTLAETSEKSAKQISDLVGQIQSEVKAIAEGIGNSAKTVEAEVENGKTITAQLEQIRVDLVEIVKGVSEIATGASQSSVAAEQALKGSEAIAAAAEEQSAAAEESAKTVEEQTAALAECESTAQNLSELAEDLKNSTDVAKDAEEVASSAEELSSAVSEINRSGAQIMAAIEQIRKGAEVQSAAAEESAAATSQIEKGVEIAQARATASNDKILAIKGLLETNKASVDALITGISSSAEASRDSIKQIKALELVSRRIDKIVDAITTVSIQTNMLAVNGSIEAARAGEFGKGFVVVATDIRNLAHDSAENADRIKDLVKAVQDQIGLVGRDLDEIVATTQNEVEKAKTSTGNLILIERDIAVVETGAQEILAASNEIAAAVIQVKQGVEQISAAAQEADKAATEAAAAKQQSQGAEELAAAIEEIASLADELQSA
- a CDS encoding chemotaxis protein CheW — protein: MTTDNLEAQQGVLGDEGLEAEESDTRQFVTFIAGDEVFAVDMAPVQEIIRVPEVVKVPLAPHTLEGLANLRGKVLPIISLRRVFGFDECAYNDSTRAVVIDMGQPLGFVVDRVASVVGVEPSKIEGVDSIRSTVNTELLSGLIKDVGGHAMIMVLDFTKLIAQEFADIAAAARNSGISSGRSETSEADDEDNSDELQLVSFEVAQQEYAMPIEDVQEIVQIPEEIIHVPHSAPHVMGIMTLRNRLLPLVNLRRMFDLPARDDDDRSRVVVVALGSDSVGIVMDSVNEVLRVAKSDVDPMPGLLAQDGDLADISEICRLEKGKRLVSIISAGNLFKHSGVKEALSTVGKMEQKESGETDVDLEEENTDDEQVVVFRLDKEEFGVPIDSVQEIVRVPEELTRVPKAPSFVEGVINLRGAVLPVVDLRRRLGMPSVERSDRQRVMVFLIEGLRTGFIVDSVAEVLMIHKAAIEPAPQLSNEQAKLLARMANLEKQKRMIQLLEPSNLIEVKDRAGLARLAA
- the cheB gene encoding chemotaxis-specific protein-glutamate methyltransferase CheB — encoded protein: MIKLLIVDDSALMRRHLNGLFQAEGDFIIEQAHNGKEAVEANRNFQPDVVTLDINMPEMDGITALSLLMAERAVPVVMVSSLTEKGALATFEAMHLGAVDYVTKPGGTISLNINEIGVELVAKVRAAAKAKLKGNKVKGLAQRLREEREKPVQRAPSPRRAPVRDGIVLVGVSTGGPRTLEDILPHLPHDFPWPILVAQHMPPAFTRPFADRMNSMCNLTVVEAAQPMPVEPGHVYIGKGGADMVLGQRNGKLAVLAKPENKSYLWHPSVELLGRTALEQCDPSHIVAVMLTGMGHDGADAFAEIKKRGGRTIAEAESSAVVFGMPAELIKRGGAGVVLTSDRIASQLTSWAGC
- a CDS encoding HEAT repeat domain-containing protein; the encoded protein is MALVKKGAAEGSQPEKRKRERECPDLAAQLCDSDPVARRWAAKDIVGCPDASATLVEQLWREEEHSVREVILTTLTRIGDEYAVSALVQCLRSEDAALRNEAIEAMKLLPLEVAPIMGRLLSDDDPDVRIFAVNILESLRHASVERWLIDVIERDLHVNVCATAVDLLGEVGTPASRGALESLKARFPEEPYIRFAADIALKRICPN
- a CDS encoding CheR family methyltransferase, with translation MAEITIGKEDFLKFREFFYRKTGILFDDSKRYFVDRRLIERIEATDSGSFRNYFMMLRFEVSGSEVQTLTNLMTVNETYFFREEYQFKCLVNSMLPELVKHKKDDAPIRIWSVPSSSGEEPYSIAMYLLEFWPGIHEWDVEIISSDIDTDILSLARRGCYSSRSVQHLPKSLLEKYFRKEKGEYLICDELKEAVEFTRVNLMNAADVRGYRDFDVIFCRNLLIYFDDLSRRQAADTFFDALRPGGFLCLGHSESMSRISSLYKARKFPETVVYQKSPEGR
- a CDS encoding response regulator translates to MKRILIIDDAATVRMYYRSILEEGGYHVVEAVNGIEAMEKALQGSFDLYIVDINMPKQDGYGFLTDLRSREELHQTPALMVSTEAKPTDRKRAYVCGANLYLLKPVKPEELLVNTRILLGEVQR